The sequence ACAATGGCACACTGCATCATCCGCATAACGCTCAAACGGTATGGTCGGGCACTGCCTTTCCATCCAGTTGTCAAATGCATAATGCAAAAAGAGATTGGCCAGCAAGGGACTGATAACACCTCCTTGCGGGGTTCCCTTCTTTGGATAGAATAGTGTGTGGTCTGTCATCATCACAGGGGCTTTCAGCCACCGTTCTATATACAGAAGCACCCATCTGTCATCCGTGTGATACCGAACTGCTTTCATCAAAAGATCATGGTCAATATTATCGAAAAATCCTTTAATATCAAGATCCAATACCCAGTCATATTTCCAGCAATTCTCCCGGGCTTTCCCAACTGCATCCAAAGCAGATTTCTCCGGTCGATAGCCATACGAATCCGGATGAAAATGTTTTTCCAATTCCGGCTCCAATTGCTGTTTGACTATCTGCTGAGCGATTCTGTCCGACACTGTCGGTATTCCCAACGGCCTCATTCGACCGTCTCCCTTGGGTATTTCCACCCTCATTACCGGAGGAGGGAAATAACTGCCGGAGGACATCCGATTCCAGAGCTTGTAAAGATTGTCCTTTAAGTTAGACTCAAACTCTTCGATTGACTGTCCGTCTACACCGGCAGCCCCTTTGTTGGCTTTAACCCGTTCATATGCCTCCATAACCTCAAGTTTAGGAATACAAAACGGCTTTGCTTGGTTCAATCCAATCCTCCTGTTTCCAGTTGTTTTCTTTACTTCAAGCTGGTCAATGCTTCCCCTTCGCTCCAATTCCATTACAGAATCTTCATCACTACTACGGGTCGCTCCGCCCCTGTGCCCTGCATCGGTACTCTCATACTTACGGGTCCTCCGCTTGTATTTCTCCCTTAGCATCAGGGCGACAGGTTCCCACGTTCCACACAAAAGCCTGTCCCAAGTTCACGCCACCTTTATGCCGGAGGCCGCCCGGCCAGTAAACAGGTAACCGCCGAACTTATCCCGGGTTAACGACTACCCCCCGGTTTTGACCTCATCCCTACGCTTTCGACACTTCAATAGTGATTCACTTGCGTTCGTCTCCTTGGAACCTACCTGACAAGATCTTGTCCTGCCTTTTCCGTAACGCTCACCACCCCGGCTCTTAACCGGCGCAGCTTACGGTGGTTTGAAGCCTCCACCTGCATGGCGGCTTCGAGGGGCCTTCCCTCATCTTTTGTGCAGCATGGCTGCACTGTTTATTGCAACAGTGTCTGCCTTCGTGGCACACTGTCATCGACATATCGAAAATATTTAAGTCCCAGGCTTTTCAACTGTTTATCCACTTCAAATAGATAAATATTTGCCAGGATATTCGAAATTGAAAGTCCTTGGGGCACACCAGAAAGTCTTTTGTACTTATCCTTGTTCCTCTTTTTGTAATTTATTGGGACAGTAGGAGTCTTTAGAGTGGAACGTATTAACGATTTTAATATATTTGATTTTACACGTTTACAAATAATTTTAAGTAAAATATCGTGATTAATATTGTCATAAAATGATTTAATATCAGTTTTGAAATAGCATAAATTAGTTGAAGTATTTTTGTTATAAAAAAGTTTGATTTCTTTTATATAATTATTCGGTAATTTTCGATAAACACATTCTGGAAATATTTCGTGAAGAATTTCCTTTAATTGACTTAACACTATTCTATCTCTTATGGTTGATACAGATATGAGGCGAGGTTTTTTGTCCCTTCCCTTGCTTTTAAGCTTTTCAACATAAGGTGAAAACCTATATGTGCCATTATTGCATTTTTTATATATTATTTTTAATTCTCTGGTTTTTATAGAATT comes from uncultured Desulfobacter sp. and encodes:
- a CDS encoding reverse transcriptase domain-containing protein; the encoded protein is MVSSYKIFKAQFRLKALKKVYEEKISKKATRGIDRIGIKGFNSIKTRELKIIYKKCNNGTYRFSPYVEKLKSKGRDKKPRLISVSTIRDRIVLSQLKEILHEIFPECVYRKLPNNYIKEIKLFYNKNTSTNLCYFKTDIKSFYDNINHDILLKIICKRVKSNILKSLIRSTLKTPTVPINYKKRNKDKYKRLSGVPQGLSISNILANIYLFEVDKQLKSLGLKYFRYVDDSVPRRQTLLQ
- the ltrA gene encoding group II intron reverse transcriptase/maturase, giving the protein MCGTWEPVALMLREKYKRRTRKYESTDAGHRGGATRSSDEDSVMELERRGSIDQLEVKKTTGNRRIGLNQAKPFCIPKLEVMEAYERVKANKGAAGVDGQSIEEFESNLKDNLYKLWNRMSSGSYFPPPVMRVEIPKGDGRMRPLGIPTVSDRIAQQIVKQQLEPELEKHFHPDSYGYRPEKSALDAVGKARENCWKYDWVLDLDIKGFFDNIDHDLLMKAVRYHTDDRWVLLYIERWLKAPVMMTDHTLFYPKKGTPQGGVISPLLANLFLHYAFDNWMERQCPTIPFERYADDAVCHCKSLAQAEYLLRKLNERMENVGLELHPEKTKIVYCKDTDRQKDYALTSFDFLGYTFRARKSKNRWGKFFINFSPAVSNKAAKAIRQTSRKWNWPRRSDKSLEDLAHMFNPVIQGWINYYGRFYKSALYPALRCLDRRLVIWATRKYKRFRGHRRRASQWLARIARRQPNLFAHWRLLYA